Proteins found in one Solitalea lacus genomic segment:
- a CDS encoding TonB-dependent receptor has product MKSSNRSYKSIIRSASILVVFSNLLFSTKVLSQSIIVQGIVKDKHTGELLENVALNTRSLRVFTNAYGFYSINLDKADTLVVDFLGYQKLLLPVNYSQRLNLSLEPKIINLKEIQINYRKNIVDKNNISVFSLNANDIKQLPSMAGEPDVLKSIQTLPGIQVSNEGTNNLSVRGGTHDQNLILLDESTVYNLSHSIGFLSVFNTEAVKNVSFYKSYIPARYGGRTSSVLDIKMKEGNEKQTNVHGSIGLLASGLMIEGPILPDSLSYMISGRYSYAGQVVNGLGHVLQQFNITGLQNFSTKNRINFYDINAKINYKLNEKNRFYFSIYNGNDKFYYYLFDNDNGMLNWGNTNGTFRWNQVITPRLFANYSIIWSKYHYNYDLDQNSNRNFRWKSSINNFSIKGDFQQTLTGNVTLKSGFQSELLNIQPGSVFPLYVNSVIKNFKLNNQKGVQNAIYVESNIDLTSKLKLDLGLRASNVFNLTKGWSYIYSSNHNIIDSTFYNSNQINSTYWTLEPRTQLSYSLTSEKTIYGSYIRTTQYEHLLSNSQVGWPTDIWMLSNKNIHPQRTDQISLGANFSENENNYTSNIEVYFKKSNNILDYVDNADLFLNNNVENQIIQGHGRSYGVEYFLNKTKGKFTGWFSYTLSKSERKIPGINEGKYYPQLHDKRHNLTISANRKLSKKWSLNALFTFNSGGMANLPQGNFFYEGVVFNDYGQRNSFKLPNYHRLDLSLQFEPAKNLNRKWQSKWVFEIYNVYAKRNLFSLYMKQDPYNLTDIKAYKVYLNTIVPTVNYKFSF; this is encoded by the coding sequence ATGAAGTCATCAAACAGGAGTTACAAAAGCATAATTAGAAGCGCTTCGATTTTAGTCGTCTTTTCTAACCTATTATTTTCCACAAAGGTTTTAAGTCAAAGCATTATTGTTCAGGGCATAGTAAAGGATAAGCATACCGGTGAACTTTTAGAAAACGTTGCTTTGAATACACGATCATTAAGAGTGTTTACAAATGCATATGGTTTTTACAGTATAAATTTGGATAAGGCCGATACTTTAGTAGTTGATTTTTTAGGTTATCAAAAACTGTTGTTACCCGTTAATTATTCCCAGCGGTTAAATCTATCATTAGAACCTAAAATAATCAATCTAAAGGAAATCCAAATTAATTATAGAAAAAACATTGTCGACAAGAACAATATTAGTGTTTTTTCATTAAATGCAAATGATATTAAACAATTACCGTCAATGGCCGGCGAACCTGATGTTTTAAAAAGCATTCAAACTCTTCCAGGAATTCAGGTTAGCAATGAGGGTACTAATAATCTATCTGTTAGAGGAGGCACTCATGACCAAAACCTCATTTTATTAGATGAAAGTACTGTTTATAATCTATCGCATTCCATCGGCTTCCTTTCGGTATTTAATACTGAGGCAGTAAAAAATGTAAGTTTTTATAAATCATATATCCCTGCAAGATACGGAGGCCGAACATCTTCTGTTTTAGACATAAAAATGAAGGAAGGCAATGAAAAACAAACTAATGTCCATGGATCTATTGGTTTGTTAGCGTCCGGTTTAATGATAGAAGGCCCAATACTTCCAGACTCCCTTTCTTACATGATTTCAGGTCGTTATTCTTATGCAGGGCAGGTAGTTAATGGTTTAGGACATGTGTTGCAGCAATTCAATATTACTGGTTTACAAAATTTTAGCACGAAAAACCGCATTAATTTTTACGATATAAATGCTAAAATTAATTACAAGCTTAACGAGAAGAATCGATTTTATTTTTCAATATATAATGGTAACGATAAGTTCTACTATTATTTATTTGACAATGACAATGGAATGTTAAACTGGGGAAATACAAATGGTACTTTTCGTTGGAACCAAGTTATCACCCCCCGGTTATTTGCGAATTATTCAATTATCTGGAGTAAGTACCACTACAACTATGATTTGGACCAAAATTCGAACAGAAATTTCCGTTGGAAATCTTCCATTAACAATTTTAGTATAAAAGGGGATTTTCAACAAACATTAACAGGCAATGTTACGTTAAAATCGGGATTCCAATCTGAGCTATTAAACATTCAACCAGGTTCGGTTTTTCCGCTTTATGTTAATTCTGTTATCAAGAATTTTAAGCTAAACAATCAAAAAGGAGTTCAAAATGCAATATATGTAGAAAGCAATATTGATTTAACTTCAAAACTAAAACTTGATTTAGGTTTAAGGGCATCAAATGTATTTAATCTGACCAAAGGATGGAGTTACATTTATTCTTCAAACCATAACATAATCGATTCTACATTTTACAATAGCAACCAGATAAATAGCACTTACTGGACACTTGAACCCAGGACACAATTAAGTTATTCACTCACTTCTGAAAAAACAATTTATGGTTCTTACATAAGAACTACTCAATATGAGCATTTATTGAGCAATTCACAAGTAGGATGGCCAACCGACATTTGGATGCTCTCAAATAAAAACATACATCCACAAAGAACAGATCAAATTAGTTTGGGAGCAAACTTTTCAGAGAACGAAAATAATTATACCAGCAATATTGAAGTCTATTTTAAAAAGAGCAATAACATTTTAGATTACGTTGATAACGCGGACCTTTTCCTAAACAATAATGTTGAGAATCAAATCATACAGGGTCATGGCCGTTCTTACGGTGTGGAATACTTTTTAAACAAAACCAAAGGAAAGTTTACAGGATGGTTCAGTTACACTTTATCAAAATCTGAAAGAAAAATCCCGGGTATAAATGAGGGGAAATATTATCCTCAATTACACGACAAGCGCCATAATTTAACTATATCGGCAAATAGAAAACTCTCAAAAAAATGGAGTCTGAATGCTTTGTTTACTTTCAATTCAGGAGGTATGGCAAATTTACCTCAAGGGAATTTCTTTTATGAAGGTGTTGTTTTTAATGATTATGGGCAGAGAAACAGTTTCAAACTGCCAAACTATCATCGCTTAGACTTATCTCTTCAATTTGAGCCTGCGAAAAATCTAAATAGAAAATGGCAAAGCAAATGGGTATTCGAAATTTACAATGTCTATGCCAAAAGAAACTTGTTTAGCTTGTATATGAAACAAGACCCCTATAACCTTACAGATATAAAGGCTTATAAAGTATATTTAAATACCATAGTTCCCACCGTTAATTATAAGTTTTCATTTTAG